A region of Elusimicrobiota bacterium DNA encodes the following proteins:
- a CDS encoding GAF domain-containing protein — protein MTEPIPSEKAGPLTAADFETLLEASRALSGTLELSALLRTVMELAARVVRAESGSLLLKDEKTGELYFDVALGTAGEKVKTVRLNPGEGLAGWVASHQIPLIVNDVQSDPRWTPRVDDRSDFVTRQVVAVPLLRQGRLLGVVEGINKTGAPGFTSVDRRALEIFSAQAAVAIENARLFARLQGEKETLGRLVNEMSDGALLADEAGAVTLVNPAGARLLGVEPDQAPGRPLAEVGRSFEPRPGWKQALSSRETVSMELVRDMGKKLVLRGTLQPLQEGAGWLFLFRDVTDARREERLKQNFLSVISHKLKTPLVAITGFAPLLLEDKSLTPIQRQGLSAIRDQGAKLAQLVEKLLNFATVEAETVALTRRRMRVFPVLEKTVASMAPDLTRRGAQVALDNGLDALPAISADPDRFGEVMRNLIENAAKFDHKPQKLIRVFGRVENGEALISVEDEGAGIPSEEIPRIFQKFYQVEESFTGQVDGVGLGLALSKRIVEAHGGTLRVRSVVGRGSVFTTSWHTED, from the coding sequence ATGACTGAACCGATCCCTTCCGAAAAAGCCGGCCCCCTCACGGCGGCGGACTTTGAAACCCTCCTGGAGGCCAGCCGCGCTTTGTCGGGCACCCTGGAATTGTCGGCCCTGCTCCGGACGGTGATGGAACTGGCCGCGCGCGTTGTGCGGGCCGAGTCCGGTTCCCTCCTCCTCAAGGACGAAAAAACCGGGGAACTTTATTTCGACGTGGCGCTGGGGACCGCCGGGGAAAAAGTCAAAACCGTGCGTTTAAACCCCGGCGAAGGCTTGGCTGGGTGGGTGGCCTCGCACCAAATTCCGCTCATCGTCAACGACGTTCAAAGCGATCCGCGCTGGACCCCTCGGGTGGACGACCGTAGCGATTTCGTCACCCGGCAAGTGGTGGCGGTCCCCCTTCTTCGCCAAGGGCGGCTCTTGGGGGTGGTGGAAGGGATCAACAAAACCGGCGCGCCCGGATTCACGTCGGTGGATCGGCGAGCTTTAGAAATTTTTTCAGCCCAAGCCGCCGTCGCCATCGAAAACGCCCGCCTCTTCGCCCGGCTCCAGGGAGAAAAAGAGACCTTGGGCCGGTTGGTGAACGAGATGTCGGATGGCGCGCTTTTGGCGGACGAAGCGGGGGCGGTGACCTTGGTGAACCCCGCCGGGGCGCGCCTCTTGGGTGTTGAACCCGACCAAGCGCCCGGGCGGCCGTTGGCCGAGGTGGGCCGTTCCTTTGAACCGCGGCCCGGCTGGAAACAAGCCCTTTCCTCCCGCGAAACCGTTTCCATGGAACTCGTGCGGGATATGGGGAAAAAATTGGTCCTGCGGGGGACCCTTCAGCCCTTGCAGGAGGGAGCGGGATGGCTTTTCCTCTTCCGCGACGTGACCGACGCCCGCCGCGAAGAACGGCTGAAACAAAACTTCCTTTCCGTCATTTCCCACAAATTGAAGACGCCGCTCGTGGCCATCACGGGATTCGCGCCGCTTCTATTAGAGGACAAGTCTCTCACCCCGATCCAACGCCAGGGCCTGAGCGCGATCCGGGATCAGGGGGCAAAACTGGCCCAACTGGTGGAGAAACTGCTCAACTTTGCCACCGTGGAAGCCGAAACCGTGGCATTGACCAGGCGCCGCATGCGGGTGTTTCCGGTGCTGGAAAAGACGGTGGCCTCGATGGCGCCCGACTTGACGCGCCGGGGAGCCCAAGTGGCGTTGGACAACGGGTTGGATGCCCTACCGGCCATTTCCGCCGATCCCGATCGCTTCGGCGAGGTCATGCGGAACCTTATTGAAAACGCGGCCAAGTTCGATCACAAGCCTCAAAAACTCATCCGCGTCTTCGGGCGGGTGGAGAACGGGGAAGCGCTCATTTCCGTTGAAGACGAGGGCGCCGGCATTCCCTCTGAAGAGATCCCCCGGATTTTCCAAAAGTTCTACCAGGTGGAGGAGTCTTTCACCGGACAAGTGGACGGCGTGGGGCTGGGGTTGGCCTTGTCGAAACGGATCGTGGAAGCCCACGGCGGGACCCTCCGCGTGCGGTCCGTGGTGGGTCGAGGGTCCGTGTTCACCACCAGCTGGCACACGGAAGATTGA
- a CDS encoding TldD/PmbA family protein, whose translation MARARWGELGRAAEGLEIYVEESRRRTLRWEDGRLEEAVDASDAGIGLRALAGNVRFASLDARRPLSQGPTSEEARTFHALAQTLVQRKAAVSRRPLLAFAPPTVKPDEAPAQEKVRWLARADRAARRDRRIRQVRLTLGELSKNVAGVTAEGRAFSESRSYVTLVAQVTAADGRQRQSGYEVTAIQGGWNDLLRANPSALAARAARRALAKLAAPAAPLGEMAVVIAAQAGGTLIHEAVGHSLEADSIEDGSSPHYAGKIGRVVAGEKISVLDDPTLPGQRGSFGVDDEGTPSERTVLIENGVLRTYLYDRRTAGAAGRLSNGHGRRESYAHRPIPRMSNTFIAPGPDDPRRILQELKRGLFVTRLGGGQVNTATGDFVFEVEEGFWVEGGRVKNPVRGANLLGNGPDVLRSIDRVGWDLGWSVGTCGKEGQNVPVSDGLPTLRIPRVVVGGAA comes from the coding sequence ATGGCCAGGGCGCGCTGGGGAGAACTTGGGCGCGCGGCCGAAGGACTGGAAATCTACGTCGAGGAGTCCCGGCGGCGGACGCTTCGCTGGGAGGATGGTCGGCTGGAAGAGGCGGTGGACGCTTCCGACGCGGGAATCGGTCTGCGGGCTTTGGCTGGAAACGTTCGTTTCGCTTCCCTGGACGCCCGCCGGCCCCTGTCTCAGGGCCCGACGAGCGAGGAGGCCCGCACGTTTCACGCCCTCGCCCAAACCTTGGTCCAGCGGAAGGCCGCGGTTTCTCGGCGTCCGCTTTTGGCCTTCGCTCCTCCCACCGTCAAACCCGATGAAGCCCCCGCTCAGGAAAAGGTCCGCTGGTTGGCCCGGGCCGACCGAGCCGCGCGGCGGGACCGCCGGATCCGACAGGTTCGCCTAACGTTGGGGGAACTCTCCAAAAACGTGGCCGGGGTGACGGCGGAAGGCCGGGCCTTTTCCGAGAGCCGGTCTTACGTGACGCTGGTGGCGCAGGTGACGGCGGCGGATGGACGACAGCGCCAAAGCGGGTACGAGGTGACCGCGATTCAAGGGGGCTGGAACGATTTGCTCCGAGCGAACCCCTCGGCCCTCGCGGCCCGAGCCGCCCGGCGGGCCCTGGCCAAACTGGCGGCGCCGGCCGCGCCGCTCGGGGAGATGGCCGTGGTGATCGCGGCCCAGGCCGGCGGCACGCTGATCCACGAAGCGGTGGGCCATTCCCTCGAGGCCGACAGCATTGAAGACGGGAGCTCGCCCCACTACGCCGGCAAAATCGGGCGCGTGGTGGCGGGAGAAAAAATCTCTGTTTTGGACGACCCCACCCTTCCCGGCCAAAGGGGCTCCTTCGGGGTGGACGACGAAGGAACCCCTTCGGAACGGACCGTCCTGATCGAAAACGGCGTTCTGCGGACCTACCTCTATGATCGCCGCACCGCCGGCGCCGCGGGGCGTCTCTCCAACGGTCACGGGCGGCGGGAATCCTACGCTCATCGGCCCATTCCCCGCATGTCCAACACCTTCATCGCCCCGGGGCCGGACGATCCCCGGCGGATCCTCCAGGAATTGAAACGGGGCCTTTTCGTCACCCGGCTGGGCGGTGGGCAGGTGAATACGGCCACGGGGGATTTTGTTTTTGAGGTGGAGGAGGGGTTTTGGGTGGAGGGGGGGCGGGTGAAGAACCCGGTCCGCGGGGCGAACCTGTTGGGCAACGGGCCGGACGTTCTTCGTTCCATCGACCGCGTCGGTTGGGATCTGGGGTGGTCGGTGGGAACCTGCGGCAAGGAGGGGCAGAACGTTCCCGTTTCCGACGGGCTTCCCACCCTCCGGATTCCCCGCGTGGTGGTGGGAGGCGCGGCGTGA
- a CDS encoding PD-(D/E)XK nuclease family protein gives MRSSYSRIGSYGFCPKKYEYRYVLETPAPAKPELAFGVAIHESLEHNFMQKIESRVDLPAREVGDFFRRVLDERLASVPEEFLRGPSDPHYLRALGEHFLERFLIERAPSLQPAPRGVECSFRLPLPGDHELTGQFDLLDTDWVLHDFKTSNKPYDPKRADKTQLVLYAWACERMFGRPPQALCFDVFVKGDGAEGAAGLQAPVFFPAPSAADMAQVSRRLSAMVERLRQAEEKKEFPRSFEPLRCHWCEYQPICRREWDLEGQPRPVRITLESLVG, from the coding sequence GTGAGGTCCAGCTACTCCCGCATCGGCAGTTACGGGTTCTGTCCAAAAAAATATGAATACCGCTATGTCCTGGAAACCCCCGCTCCGGCCAAACCGGAATTGGCCTTCGGCGTGGCCATCCATGAATCTCTCGAACACAATTTCATGCAGAAAATCGAGTCCCGAGTGGATTTACCGGCCCGGGAGGTGGGGGATTTCTTCCGCCGTGTTTTGGACGAACGCCTGGCTTCGGTTCCTGAAGAATTCCTTCGGGGCCCGTCAGATCCCCACTACCTCCGCGCTCTGGGAGAGCATTTCCTGGAACGTTTCCTAATCGAGCGGGCGCCCTCGCTTCAACCCGCGCCTCGCGGCGTGGAATGTTCGTTCCGCCTGCCCCTGCCGGGGGACCATGAACTGACCGGGCAGTTCGACCTGTTGGACACCGACTGGGTCCTGCACGATTTCAAGACGTCCAACAAACCCTACGATCCCAAACGCGCGGACAAGACCCAGCTGGTCCTCTACGCCTGGGCCTGCGAACGGATGTTCGGGCGGCCCCCCCAGGCCCTCTGTTTCGACGTTTTCGTGAAAGGGGACGGGGCGGAAGGGGCGGCGGGACTCCAGGCGCCCGTGTTTTTTCCAGCGCCCTCGGCCGCCGACATGGCGCAAGTCTCGCGCCGATTATCGGCCATGGTCGAACGGCTCCGGCAGGCGGAAGAAAAAAAAGAGTTTCCCCGCTCTTTTGAGCCTCTCCGCTGTCATTGGTGCGAGTATCAACCGATTTGCCGCCGGGAATGGGACTTGGAGGGGCAACCCCGTCCGGTCCGGATCACGCTCGAGTCTTTGGTGGGTTAA